One stretch of Filifactor alocis ATCC 35896 DNA includes these proteins:
- a CDS encoding N-acetylmuramoyl-L-alanine amidase, whose amino-acid sequence MKLKKTYILMLTVSFFCMTTLCGTVFADNYTLNGKSTNLPKNRIFLDGTEYFSEEISPLNINNRVYVAVQDLKGLVNANVKWNKKAEEIRITRNNVTIRMKKGNTFYYKNNKKVSFDKGTKVQIVNNRSLIPLSFAIKEFDLDYKYDGSNKILYLTSFSEGTGSNLFEEEMDMENGRGVGVKPIEIQPIPPTEPMKPSTPNQEKQKTVSLVQNQDNDTESLAIQMGDTVNYDVSVTENRISVSFASLKPLNMQYRKTNLIDDIKIEYDSVGNVNRMEVVVKSSVDMNQVTVNKKNREILIQYKEKVVTSSTYSYEKDKSSAVFSLPLTRGKNISVNKSGSQIVFSVDKSSLNGVPVDTVGKSDDRLLNGIRVLDKGNSYQFQIDLKDRVSYEVTNSGSSGTFTLKLIKNSHTTPIISIDPGHGGKDSGAVKNGYREKDLNLEVSSFLVPALRSAGYEVITSRDTDVYPTLDERANLANQTDSDLFISIHHNSGESNVSAKGIETHYYNSQDSKRFAEIVQRKLIQATGAKDRGIKNTRLLVVRKTNMPGVLLELGFMTNLDEVSKISDPSYQKLMSDAIVEAVNEYFGR is encoded by the coding sequence ATGAAACTTAAGAAAACTTATATCTTGATGCTGACGGTATCATTTTTTTGTATGACTACATTGTGTGGGACTGTTTTTGCGGATAACTATACATTGAACGGAAAAAGCACCAACTTGCCGAAAAACAGGATATTTTTGGATGGAACGGAATATTTTAGTGAAGAAATTTCTCCTCTGAATATCAACAATCGTGTCTATGTTGCAGTGCAGGATTTGAAGGGACTTGTAAATGCAAATGTAAAGTGGAACAAAAAAGCGGAAGAAATACGAATCACAAGAAATAATGTAACGATTCGTATGAAAAAGGGAAATACTTTTTATTATAAAAATAATAAGAAGGTGTCTTTCGATAAAGGTACAAAAGTTCAAATTGTAAATAACCGTTCTTTGATTCCGCTCAGTTTTGCGATTAAAGAATTTGATTTGGATTATAAGTATGACGGCAGCAATAAAATATTATATTTGACATCTTTTTCGGAAGGAACAGGTTCAAACCTTTTTGAGGAGGAGATGGATATGGAAAACGGAAGAGGAGTCGGGGTAAAACCGATCGAGATACAGCCGATTCCGCCAACCGAGCCGATGAAACCGTCAACGCCGAATCAGGAAAAACAAAAAACGGTGTCATTGGTTCAAAATCAAGATAACGATACAGAATCTTTGGCAATTCAAATGGGAGATACGGTAAATTATGATGTATCGGTAACGGAAAATCGAATTTCAGTTTCTTTTGCTTCGTTGAAACCGTTGAATATGCAGTATAGAAAGACCAATTTAATTGATGATATTAAGATAGAATATGATTCTGTCGGAAATGTCAATCGAATGGAAGTTGTAGTGAAATCATCTGTTGATATGAATCAAGTCACAGTCAACAAAAAGAATCGTGAAATTTTGATTCAATACAAAGAAAAAGTTGTGACTTCTTCAACATACTCTTATGAAAAAGATAAAAGCAGTGCTGTGTTCAGCTTACCTTTGACAAGAGGGAAAAATATTTCGGTAAATAAGTCGGGAAGTCAGATTGTATTTTCTGTGGATAAGTCTTCTTTGAATGGGGTGCCGGTGGATACCGTGGGAAAATCGGATGACAGATTGTTGAACGGCATCAGAGTATTGGACAAAGGCAATTCTTATCAATTCCAAATAGATTTGAAAGACAGGGTGTCTTATGAGGTAACAAATTCGGGAAGCAGCGGAACATTTACCTTGAAGTTAATTAAGAATAGTCACACTACTCCGATTATCAGCATTGATCCCGGACATGGCGGAAAGGATAGCGGAGCGGTAAAGAACGGATATCGAGAAAAAGATTTGAATTTAGAGGTGTCTTCTTTCTTAGTGCCGGCACTTCGTTCTGCAGGGTATGAGGTAATTACAAGTAGAGACACAGATGTATATCCTACTTTGGATGAGCGCGCAAACTTGGCAAATCAAACGGATAGTGATTTGTTCATCAGTATTCATCATAATTCAGGAGAATCTAATGTATCCGCAAAAGGGATTGAAACCCATTACTACAATTCTCAGGACAGTAAGCGTTTCGCAGAAATTGTACAACGCAAATTGATTCAAGCAACAGGTGCGAAGGATAGAGGAATTAAAAATACAAGATTACTTGTGGTTCGCAAGACAAATATGCCGGGAGTTTTGCTGGAACTCGGTTTTATGACAAATTTGGATGAAGTGAGCAAAATCAGCGATCCTTCTTATCAAAAACTGATGAGTGATGCGATTGTAGAGGCGGTCAACGAATATTTTGGAAGATAG
- a CDS encoding trans-sulfuration enzyme family protein: MSNFQDFKKIKGFQTKSIHDGYVAENPYHSLNPPIFMTSSFAFHSVEEADEIFRGEREGFVYTRGRNPSTELFEKKVAVLEGGVDSVAFSSGMGAISATVLSFVKQGDHVIAGKFLYGSCYGFMKHFLSRYGITVSFVDTRDLKQIEDAITDKTKLIYLETPSNPSLCITNIRAVCDIANKKEIPVVVDNTFATPYWQKPLLLGAKVVVHSATKFLSGHGDVVAGVAVSKDQQYINKLRYGFMCELGSPLSPFNSWLLLRGMKTLGIRMEKHAENAMLLANYLQEHDKVEHVCYPGLSDHEGHEIANEQMMGYGAIISFTVKGGAEKAKELLTKFKMCKLAVSLGDAETLVEHPASMTHRDYDKESLEEFGLSDDMVRVAVGLEDSKDIIIDFYEAFEQI; encoded by the coding sequence GTGAGTAACTTTCAAGATTTTAAGAAGATAAAAGGTTTTCAAACAAAGTCCATCCATGACGGATATGTTGCTGAAAATCCATATCATTCTTTGAATCCGCCTATCTTTATGACATCTTCTTTTGCATTTCATTCCGTAGAGGAAGCGGATGAAATCTTCAGAGGAGAAAGAGAGGGATTTGTATATACAAGAGGGAGAAATCCGTCTACCGAACTATTTGAGAAAAAAGTTGCGGTATTGGAAGGCGGAGTGGATTCGGTTGCTTTTTCTTCCGGAATGGGAGCGATTTCCGCAACTGTGCTTTCTTTTGTAAAACAGGGCGATCATGTGATTGCCGGAAAATTTTTGTACGGTTCTTGTTATGGATTTATGAAACATTTTTTATCTCGTTACGGAATTACAGTTTCCTTTGTCGATACAAGAGATTTGAAGCAAATAGAGGATGCAATTACTGACAAGACAAAGCTGATTTATTTGGAGACACCGTCCAATCCGAGCTTGTGCATCACCAATATTCGAGCTGTTTGTGATATTGCCAATAAGAAGGAAATTCCTGTTGTAGTAGATAATACTTTTGCAACGCCCTACTGGCAAAAACCGTTGTTGTTGGGGGCAAAGGTCGTTGTTCATTCGGCGACAAAGTTTCTGAGCGGACACGGAGATGTGGTTGCCGGTGTTGCTGTATCAAAGGATCAGCAATATATTAATAAGTTGCGTTACGGTTTTATGTGTGAGCTTGGAAGTCCGCTATCCCCTTTCAATAGCTGGTTATTGTTAAGGGGAATGAAAACATTGGGCATTAGGATGGAAAAACATGCTGAAAATGCAATGTTGTTGGCAAATTATTTGCAGGAACATGACAAGGTGGAGCATGTGTGTTATCCGGGATTGAGTGATCATGAAGGACATGAAATTGCAAACGAACAAATGATGGGTTATGGAGCAATCATTAGCTTCACAGTAAAAGGCGGAGCAGAAAAAGCAAAAGAGCTGTTGACAAAGTTTAAGATGTGCAAATTGGCAGTGAGCCTTGGAGATGCGGAGACCTTGGTGGAACATCCGGCAAGTATGACACACCGTGATTATGACAAAGAAAGTTTGGAAGAATTCGGCTTATCGGATGATATGGTACGAGTTGCGGTAGGTTTGGAAGATAGCAAAGATATCATTATAGATTTTTATGAAGCATTTGAACAAATTTAA
- a CDS encoding sensor histidine kinase, whose product MSKIGKKIVLSYLIIVLFTVGISMGITKMNFSNNLNAKIVSDLNIAADHILSQIQDSLSLYREQHGKMANLTDIFPDKVFYSHQYPNANFIVQNKQKDVVFESWNLEEGEAFFNSNDPKKKYFVLERTILAEDDKSVIGYLLVIGEKEELGIINSLINRASMAGLAISLFSAILLAFFFERTFIRPINLLKKNIQSFSIDGENEWEEINTKDEISDLNISFQKMANRMVKYDKKQKEFFQNTSHELKTPLMSIQGYAEAIRDHVISEEDVDDSLNIIIDETNKLTNTVNSIVYMTKLDNPGEDIDKNRVQNIEVHDFVNEVLYKFKFVAEEKHIELLNSVEEHLIHRLDEEYMFRIINNLVSNALRYAKSKVEVQGQQEGDFMRIKVIDDGQGFDTKEMDLIFDRFYKGEKGNTGLGLAIVKSTVKQLKGTVSGYNISPHGACVDILIPTSKTGQEKTQKSGNKKLFHLQRGGVNLRDKIRKF is encoded by the coding sequence ATGAGTAAAATTGGAAAAAAGATAGTATTGAGTTATCTTATCATTGTATTGTTTACCGTAGGTATTTCTATGGGAATTACAAAAATGAATTTTTCCAATAATTTGAATGCTAAGATTGTATCGGATTTAAATATTGCCGCCGATCATATTTTGAGTCAGATTCAGGACAGTTTGTCGCTTTATCGAGAGCAACACGGCAAGATGGCTAATTTGACAGATATTTTTCCGGACAAGGTGTTTTATTCTCATCAGTATCCGAATGCCAATTTTATTGTACAAAACAAACAGAAGGATGTTGTGTTTGAGTCGTGGAATTTGGAGGAAGGGGAGGCTTTCTTCAATTCGAATGATCCGAAAAAAAAATATTTTGTGTTGGAGAGAACGATTTTAGCTGAAGATGACAAGTCTGTGATTGGATATCTCCTCGTCATCGGTGAAAAAGAAGAATTGGGAATTATCAATTCGTTGATCAACAGGGCATCTATGGCAGGTCTTGCAATTTCGCTGTTTAGTGCAATTTTATTGGCATTTTTCTTTGAAAGGACTTTTATTCGACCAATCAATCTGTTGAAAAAAAATATACAGTCTTTTTCTATTGACGGAGAAAATGAATGGGAAGAAATCAATACAAAGGATGAAATCAGTGATTTAAATATTTCGTTTCAAAAGATGGCAAACAGAATGGTCAAATATGATAAAAAACAGAAGGAATTTTTTCAGAATACTTCTCATGAATTAAAAACACCGTTGATGTCGATTCAGGGATATGCAGAGGCGATTCGTGATCATGTTATTTCGGAAGAAGATGTAGATGATTCGTTAAATATCATTATTGATGAAACAAATAAGTTGACCAATACGGTAAACAGTATTGTGTATATGACGAAATTGGACAATCCGGGAGAGGATATTGATAAAAATAGAGTACAAAATATAGAAGTTCACGATTTTGTGAATGAGGTGTTGTATAAATTCAAGTTTGTTGCGGAAGAAAAGCATATTGAATTGTTGAATTCGGTAGAGGAACACCTGATACATAGATTGGATGAGGAATATATGTTTCGTATTATCAACAATTTGGTATCGAACGCACTTCGTTATGCGAAGAGCAAGGTTGAGGTGCAGGGGCAACAAGAGGGAGATTTTATGCGTATCAAAGTGATTGATGACGGTCAAGGCTTTGATACCAAAGAGATGGATTTGATTTTTGACCGTTTTTATAAAGGCGAAAAAGGAAATACCGGTTTAGGTCTTGCGATTGTAAAATCGACTGTAAAACAGTTAAAGGGAACAGTTTCCGGCTATAATATTTCTCCGCACGGCGCTTGTGTAGATATTTTGATTCCTACATCGAAAACAGGACAAGAAAAAACACAGAAATCCGGAAATAAAAAGCTGTTTCATTTGCAGCGCGGAGGAGTAAATTTGAGAGATAAGATAAGAAAATTTTAG
- a CDS encoding response regulator transcription factor, which yields MKHILIVDDEKRIRDLIVMYLKKEGYEVTDFDNADKAYEFLQNNEVDLLVLDIMMRGMNGLDLCKKVRMTSEVPIIFVSARSEELDRILGLELGADDYLAKPFSVRELVVRIKNILRRTNAVVQKKEDNVLSVEDLKIFIEQRIVKVGEEEVALTTKEYEVLKYLVENKGYPLSRDKIIQNIWGYEYDGYDRNVDDTIKRLRKKLKDIESKVKIQTVWGYGYKVQEDE from the coding sequence ATGAAACATATTTTGATTGTAGATGATGAAAAACGAATTCGTGATTTGATTGTAATGTATTTAAAAAAAGAAGGATATGAAGTAACGGATTTTGACAATGCTGATAAAGCGTATGAATTTTTGCAAAACAATGAAGTGGACTTGCTCGTTCTGGATATTATGATGCGTGGCATGAACGGTTTGGATTTGTGCAAAAAGGTAAGAATGACAAGCGAGGTGCCGATTATTTTTGTTTCGGCAAGAAGTGAAGAGTTAGATAGGATCTTGGGATTGGAATTGGGTGCTGATGATTATTTGGCAAAACCGTTTAGTGTAAGAGAGCTTGTTGTTCGTATCAAAAATATTTTGAGAAGAACCAATGCGGTAGTTCAGAAGAAAGAGGATAATGTGCTTTCTGTAGAAGATTTGAAAATTTTTATTGAACAACGAATTGTCAAAGTAGGCGAAGAAGAAGTGGCACTTACTACGAAAGAGTATGAAGTATTGAAATATTTGGTGGAAAACAAGGGATATCCGTTGTCAAGAGACAAAATTATCCAAAATATTTGGGGATATGAATATGACGGATATGACAGAAATGTGGATGATACGATTAAAAGATTGAGAAAGAAATTGAAAGATATTGAGTCTAAGGTAAAAATTCAAACTGTTTGGGGTTATGGATATAAGGTGCAGGAAGATGAGTAA
- a CDS encoding ribonuclease HII: MFEGQSISAIKQKILQMNEEEKNLELEQILLMDDRLGVQKIGISLRKNRLKAEEEKQRILQMKAKEQDWNSKGILLVGGVDEAGRGPLAGPVVAACVIMKSDSLILGMNDSKKIKETVREELYDKVIQDSISFGIGIASSEEIDRYNILQATFLAMKRAMQEMKQVPDLVLVDGNQEISNCSIRQETVIHGDSICYSIACASILAKVYRDRIMRDYDRIYPEFDFLSNKGYGTSHHYDALRTYGVTPIHRKSFLKS, from the coding sequence GTGTTTGAAGGACAAAGCATATCAGCAATAAAACAAAAGATTTTACAAATGAATGAAGAAGAAAAGAATTTGGAGTTGGAGCAAATTCTGCTGATGGATGATAGGCTCGGAGTTCAAAAGATAGGGATTTCTTTACGAAAGAATCGACTGAAAGCGGAAGAAGAAAAACAGAGGATTCTTCAAATGAAAGCTAAGGAACAGGATTGGAATAGCAAAGGAATTCTTTTGGTAGGCGGAGTAGATGAGGCAGGCAGAGGGCCTTTGGCGGGACCTGTGGTTGCGGCTTGTGTTATCATGAAGTCCGACTCCTTGATTCTTGGAATGAATGATTCCAAAAAAATTAAAGAAACTGTGAGAGAAGAACTTTATGATAAGGTGATTCAGGATAGTATTTCTTTTGGAATCGGAATTGCAAGCAGTGAAGAGATTGATCGATATAATATTTTGCAAGCTACTTTTTTGGCGATGAAAAGAGCGATGCAGGAAATGAAACAAGTACCGGACCTTGTTTTGGTGGACGGCAACCAAGAAATTTCAAATTGCTCCATTCGGCAAGAAACGGTGATACACGGTGACAGTATTTGTTATAGTATAGCTTGTGCCAGCATTTTGGCAAAGGTGTATCGTGATCGCATTATGAGAGATTATGATAGGATTTATCCGGAATTTGATTTTTTGAGTAACAAGGGATATGGAACAAGTCATCATTACGATGCGTTGAGGACTTATGGCGTGACTCCGATTCATAGGAAGAGTTTTTTGAAAAGTTAG
- the ylqF gene encoding ribosome biogenesis GTPase YlqF: MEEMHINWYPGHMKKTRELIENNMSIVDVVVEVVDSRIPKSSKNPDIEKIAGSKPIVILLNKEDLSDERETKKWIDYYKKQNHSVISYNGTTGDGTKELLQEIKESFAPKLERLQNRGLKDRAIRIMIAGVPNSGKSTLINRLSKRKSTQTGDRAGVTKGKQWVKLKGNLEMLDTPGILWPKFEDQRVALMLAFTGAIRDEVLDLEEIAFALLNELRGRYGNCLEERYGITIDDTLETLEIMDKIAQKRGFVLRGQEIDYLRTAQAILNDFREGKLGRITLETPQEQV, encoded by the coding sequence ATGGAAGAAATGCATATCAATTGGTATCCCGGTCATATGAAAAAGACAAGGGAATTGATTGAAAATAATATGTCAATTGTTGATGTGGTTGTAGAGGTAGTGGACAGCCGTATTCCAAAAAGCAGTAAAAATCCGGATATTGAAAAAATTGCCGGCAGTAAACCGATTGTGATTCTATTGAACAAAGAAGATTTGTCTGATGAGAGAGAAACGAAAAAGTGGATTGATTATTATAAAAAACAAAATCATTCAGTAATTTCTTATAACGGAACGACAGGAGATGGCACAAAGGAACTGTTACAGGAAATTAAAGAATCTTTTGCACCAAAGCTGGAGAGATTGCAAAATCGTGGATTGAAGGACAGAGCGATTCGAATTATGATAGCGGGAGTTCCAAATTCCGGCAAGTCGACATTAATCAATCGATTATCCAAGAGAAAGTCAACACAGACAGGGGATAGAGCCGGTGTCACAAAAGGAAAACAGTGGGTAAAATTGAAGGGAAATCTTGAAATGTTGGATACTCCGGGAATTCTGTGGCCAAAGTTTGAGGACCAAAGAGTTGCGCTGATGCTTGCCTTTACCGGAGCGATTCGAGATGAGGTGCTTGATTTGGAGGAGATTGCGTTCGCTTTACTTAATGAACTTCGCGGAAGATATGGGAACTGTTTGGAAGAGAGATATGGCATTACAATAGATGATACCTTAGAAACGCTTGAAATTATGGATAAAATTGCTCAAAAAAGAGGATTTGTTCTCCGTGGACAGGAAATTGATTATTTGAGGACAGCGCAGGCGATTTTGAATGATTTCAGAGAAGGAAAGTTAGGACGGATTACATTGGAAACACCACAGGAACAAGTGTAA
- the mscL gene encoding large-conductance mechanosensitive channel protein MscL — translation MGLIKEFKEFAVRGNVVDMAVGVIIGGAFGKIVTSLVEDMIMPLIGVVIGGVDFTSLVLNVRGVDVTYGNFIQQVFNFLIISFCIFIVIKGMNSMKKKEEAVELVLPEPTKEEVLLTEIRDLLKQK, via the coding sequence ATGGGACTAATAAAAGAATTTAAAGAGTTTGCTGTAAGAGGCAATGTGGTTGATATGGCTGTCGGGGTTATCATAGGGGGAGCTTTTGGAAAAATTGTAACTTCTTTGGTAGAAGATATGATTATGCCTTTAATCGGAGTTGTTATCGGTGGAGTTGATTTTACATCCTTGGTACTTAATGTTAGGGGAGTGGATGTTACTTACGGAAACTTTATTCAGCAAGTATTTAACTTCTTGATAATTTCATTCTGTATCTTTATCGTAATTAAGGGAATGAATTCTATGAAGAAGAAAGAAGAAGCGGTTGAACTTGTGCTGCCTGAACCAACGAAAGAAGAAGTATTATTGACCGAAATCAGAGATTTGTTAAAACAAAAATAG